From Sceloporus undulatus isolate JIND9_A2432 ecotype Alabama chromosome 6, SceUnd_v1.1, whole genome shotgun sequence, one genomic window encodes:
- the LOC121933015 gene encoding prostatic acid phosphatase-like, with protein sequence MGGTSLTRSSLYSSLLSLLFFLLQSASGRELKFVLLIYRHGDRSPIEKYPTSLHNESDWPQGFGQLTKIGIQQQYELGQYIKQRYSNFLNATYKREEILIQSTETDRTIMSAQANLAGLFPPTGDQIWNAELLWQPIPVHVVPKEHDPKLRYPMFNCPRYLELLKETMTSREFQAKIQPYQEFIKTISFYSGYNPSTLKYLDNFKLWHVQDTLLCESIHNYTLPKWATNDVRAKLSELTMMSLSALFGIYKREEKARLQGGLLVKTILENISNAAQNSHKRKMLVYSAHDTTLGALQMALNVYNEKLLPYAACQFFELYQESSGDYTIEMHFRNDTSKDPYLLTLPGCSPACPLSQFAELVSPILVDDWESECRKTE encoded by the exons ATGGGAGGAACAAGTCTAACAAGAAGCTCCCTCTACTCATCCCTGCTGAGcctgctttttttcctcctccaatcTGCCTCTGGACGAGAGCTGAAGTTTGTGCTCTTA ATTTATAGACATGGTGACAGAAGCCCCATTGAAAAATATCCTACCAGCCTACACAACGAAAGCGACTGGCCACAAGGATTTGGACAATTGACTAAG ATTGGAATACAGCAGCAGTATGAGCTTGGACAATACATAAAGCAGAGATACTCAAACTTCTTGAATGCTACCTACAAACGAGAAGAG attttgaTCCAGAGCACAGAAACTGATCGAACCATTATGAGTGCCCAAGCAAATCTCGCTGGTCTTTTCCCCCCTACCGGTGATCAAATTTGGAATGCAGAACTTCTTTGGCAACCTATTCCAGTACATGTTGTACCCAAGGAACATGATCCG AAATTACGCTATCCAATGTTTAACTGTCCACGTTATCTGGAACTTCTGAAGGAGACGATGACCTCAAGGGAATTCCAGGCCAAAATTCAGCCATATCAG GAATTTATCAAAACAATATCTTTCTATTCAGGATATAACCCTAGCACTCTGAAATATTTGGACAATTTCAAACTTTGGCATGTACAGGATACTTTACTCTGTGAG tctATTCATAATTATACCCTACCCAAATGGGCAACCAACGATGTAAGGGCCAAATTGAGTGAACTAACCATGATGTCTTTATCTGCCTTATTTGGTATTtacaaaagagaagagaaggcacGGCTTCAAGGAG GTCTTCTTGTGAAAACTATTCTCGAAAATATTTCAAATGCTGCTCAAAATTCACATAAGAGAAAAATGCTGGTCTACTCTGCA catGATACAACACTTGGAGCCCTGCAGATGGCACTCAATGTTTACAATGAAAAACTGCTACCATATGCAGCTTGTCAGTTTTTTGAACTGTATCAAGAAAGTAGTGG AGACTACACAATTGAAATGCATTTTCGGAATGACACTTCAAAAGATCCCTATCTACTTACCCTGCCTGGCTGCTCGCCTGCGTGTCCGCTATCGCAATTTGCAGAACTGGTTTCTCCCATCTTAGTAGACGATTGGGAAAGTgaatgcaggaagacagaatAA